In Haliaeetus albicilla chromosome 2, bHalAlb1.1, whole genome shotgun sequence, a single genomic region encodes these proteins:
- the EZH2 gene encoding histone-lysine N-methyltransferase EZH2 isoform X5: MYSWSPLQQNFMVEDETVLHNIPYMGDEVLDQDGTFIEELIKNYDGKVHGDRECGFINDEIFVELVNALGQYSDDEDDDDGDDNPDERDDKQKDREGNRMEKESHPPRRFPSDKIFEAISSMFPDKGTAEELKEKYKELTEQQLPGALPPECTPNIDGPNAKSVQREQSLHSFHTLFCRRCFKYDCFLHPFHATPNTYKRKNTETALDNKPCGPHCYQHLEGAKEFAAALTAERIKTPPKRPGGRRRGRLPNNTSRPSTPTINVLESKDTDSDREAGTETGGENNDKEEEEKKDETSSSSEANSRCQTPIKMKPNIEPPENVEWSGAEASMFRVLIGTYYDNFCAIARLIGTKTCRQVYEFRVKESSIIAPVPAEDVDTPPRKKKRKHRLWAAHCRKIQLKKDGSSNHVYNYQPCDHPRQPCDSSCPCVIAQNFCEKFCQCSSECQNRFPGCRCKAQCNTKQCPCYLAVRECDPDLCLTCGAADHWDSKNVSCKNCSIQRGSKKHLLLAPSDVAGWGIFIKDPVQKNEFISEYCGEIISQDEADRRGKVYDKYMCSFLFNLNNDFVVDATRKGNKIRFANHSVNPNCYAKVMMVNGDHRIGIFAKRAIQTGEELFFDYRYSQADALKYVGIEREMEIP; the protein is encoded by the exons AATGTGGATTTATCAATGATGAAATATTTGTTGAGCTGGTCAATGCACTTGGTCAATATAGtgatgatgaagatgatgatgatggagATGACAATCCTGATGAAAGAGATGACAAGCAAAAAGATCGGGAAGGTAACAGGATGG agaaagaaagccACCCACCTCGGAGATTTCCTTCTGACAAGATATTTGAAGCCATTTCCTCGATGTTTCCAGACAAGGGTACAGCAGAAGAATTGAAAGAGAA ataCAAAGAACTCACTGAGCAGCAGCTTCCTGGAGCTCTTCCTCCTGAGTGCACACCAAACATAGATGGACCAAATGCGAAATCTGTTCAGAGGGAGCAAAGTCTACACTCTTTTCACACACTCTTCTGTAGACGCTGTTTTAAATATGATTGCTTCTTGCATC CATTCCATGCAACTCCTAATACTTATAAACGAAAGAATACAGAAACAGCATTAGATAATAAGCCTTGTGGACCGCACTGTTACCAACATCTG GAAGGTGCAAAGGAGTTTGCAGCTGCCTTGACTGCTGAGCGTATAAAGACACCACCAAAGCGCCCAGGTGGCCGCCGAAGGGGAAGACTTCCAAACAACACCAGCAGACCCAGCACGCCGACAATAAATGTATTGGAATCAAAAGACACAGATAGTGATAGAGAAGCTGGAACTGAAACTGGAGGAGAAAACAATgataaagaagaagaagaaaagaaagatgaaacaTCCAGTTCCTCTG AAGCAAATTCTAGGTGTCAGACACCAATAAAGATGAAGCCAAATATTGAGCCTCCAGAGAATGTGGAATGGAGTGGTGCAGAAGCCTCAATGTTTAGAGTTCTTATTGGTACCTACTATGACAACTTCTGTGCAATTGCCAGACTGATTGGGACCAAAACGTGCAGGCAG GTGTATGAGTTTAGAGTAAAGGAATCTAGTATTATTGCTCCAGTCCCTGCTGAAGATGTTGATACTCctcccagaaagaagaaaaggaaacacag GTTGTGGGCTGCTCATTGCAGAAAGATACAGCTGAAAAAGG ATGGGTCATCGAATCATGTTTACAACTATCAGCCATGTGATCATCCACGTCAGCCTTGTGATAGCTCATGCCCATGTGTAATTGCTCAAAACTTCTGTGAGAAGTTTTGTCAGTGCAGCTCAGAAT GCCAAAACAGGTTTCCTGGATGTCGTTGTAAAGCACAGTGCAACACTAAGCAGTGTCCATGTTACCTAGCTGTACGGGAATGTGATCCTGACCTGTGTTTAACATGTGGAGCGGCTGACCACTGGGACAGCAAAAATGTGTCTTGCAAGAACTGCAGCATTCAGAGAGGATCCAAAAAA CACTTGCTGTTGGCACCTTCAGATGTGGCAGGCTGGGGAATTTTCATCAAAGATCCTGTACAGAAGAATGAATTCATCTCTGAGTACTGTGGTGAG ATTATTTCTCAGGATGAGGcagacagaagaggaaaagtaTATGACAAATACATGTGCAGCTTTCTGTTTAACTTGAATAATG ATTTTGTGGTTGATGCAACACGCAAGGGCAACAAAATTAGATTTGCAAACCATTCAGTAAATCCCAACTGCTATGCAAAAG TTATGATGGTTAATGGCGATCACAGAATAGGAATATTTGCTAAAAGAGCCATTCAGACTGGTGAAGAACTGTTCTTTGACTACAG atataGCCAAGCTGATGCCCTTAAGTATGTGGGcattgaaagagaaatggaaatccCTTGA